In Micromonospora sp. WMMA1363, a genomic segment contains:
- a CDS encoding cation acetate symporter, with amino-acid sequence MTAVLAAEGGDTTARNLTITLFLIFVAVTLAITVWASRQTKTATDFYAGGRSFSGFQNGMAIGGDYMSAASFLGIAGIIALYGYDGFLYSIGFLVAWLVALLLVAELLRNSGRYTMADVLAFRMRQRPVRTAAAVSTITVSIFYLLAQMVGAGALVALLLGIRPGTTFLGMDAATAKVATIIMVGALMIIYVTVGGMKGTTYVQIVKAFLLMSGALIMTLLVLAKYKFNLSSLLGDAAAASGQGSAFLEPGLRYGVEVAGDTTRTFYNKVDLLSLGVALVLGTAGLPHILIRFYTVPTAKAARKSVLWAIGIIGTFYLLTLALGFGAAALVGGDAIREQDRAGNTAAPQLAEVLGVDFLGGDLGGATLLAVIAAVAFATILAVVAGLTLASSSSLAHDFYANVIKDGTASERQEVAVARISALVIGAVSIVLSIFAQSLNVAFLVALAFAVAASGNLPAILYSLFWRRFNTSGAVWAIYGGLFAAVFLVFFSPVVSGAPTSMFPAQDWQWFPLSNPGILSIPFGFLCGWIGTVTSKERDEDKYAELEVRSLTGAGAH; translated from the coding sequence ATGACCGCGGTCCTCGCGGCTGAGGGGGGCGACACCACCGCCCGGAACCTCACCATCACTCTCTTTCTCATCTTCGTGGCGGTTACGCTCGCGATCACGGTGTGGGCGAGCCGGCAGACCAAGACCGCCACCGACTTCTACGCCGGCGGCCGGTCCTTCTCCGGATTCCAGAACGGCATGGCGATCGGCGGCGACTACATGTCGGCGGCGTCGTTTCTCGGCATCGCCGGCATCATCGCCCTGTACGGCTATGACGGCTTCCTCTACTCGATCGGATTCCTGGTCGCCTGGTTGGTGGCGCTGCTGCTGGTGGCCGAGCTGCTGCGCAACTCGGGCCGATACACGATGGCCGATGTGCTGGCCTTCCGGATGCGGCAGCGCCCGGTGCGCACCGCCGCGGCGGTCTCCACCATCACGGTGTCGATCTTCTATCTGCTCGCCCAGATGGTCGGCGCCGGCGCTCTGGTCGCCCTGCTGCTCGGCATCCGCCCCGGCACCACCTTCCTCGGCATGGACGCCGCCACCGCGAAGGTGGCCACGATCATCATGGTCGGCGCTTTGATGATTATCTATGTCACGGTCGGTGGCATGAAGGGCACCACCTACGTCCAGATCGTCAAGGCATTCCTGCTGATGAGCGGCGCCCTCATCATGACCTTGCTGGTGCTCGCGAAATACAAGTTCAACCTGTCGTCGCTGCTCGGCGACGCCGCCGCGGCATCGGGACAGGGCAGCGCCTTCCTGGAACCGGGGTTACGGTACGGCGTCGAGGTCGCCGGCGACACGACACGGACCTTCTACAACAAGGTCGACCTGCTCTCGCTGGGCGTCGCGCTGGTGCTCGGCACCGCCGGCCTGCCGCACATCCTGATCCGCTTCTACACCGTGCCGACCGCCAAGGCGGCCCGCAAGAGCGTGCTCTGGGCGATCGGCATCATCGGCACCTTCTATCTGCTCACCCTGGCCCTCGGCTTCGGCGCGGCCGCCCTGGTCGGCGGCGACGCCATCCGCGAGCAGGACCGGGCGGGCAACACCGCCGCACCACAGTTGGCCGAGGTACTCGGTGTCGACTTCCTCGGCGGCGATCTGGGTGGGGCGACGTTACTGGCGGTCATCGCGGCCGTCGCGTTCGCGACCATCCTGGCCGTGGTCGCGGGCCTCACCCTGGCGTCATCATCGAGCCTGGCGCACGACTTCTACGCCAACGTGATCAAGGACGGGACGGCCTCGGAGCGGCAGGAGGTCGCGGTCGCACGGATCTCCGCGCTGGTGATCGGCGCGGTCTCGATCGTACTGTCGATCTTCGCGCAGAGTCTGAACGTCGCCTTTCTGGTGGCGCTCGCCTTCGCGGTGGCGGCATCCGGCAACTTGCCGGCAATCCTCTACAGCCTGTTCTGGAGACGTTTCAACACTTCCGGAGCAGTATGGGCGATTTATGGCGGCTTGTTCGCCGCGGTCTTCCTGGTGTTCTTCTCCCCGGTCGTCTCCGGCGCGCCGACGTCGATGTTCCCCGCCCAGGACTGGCAGTGGTTCCCGCTGTCGAACCCGGGCATCCTCTCCATCCCGTTCGGCTTCCTGTGCGGATGGATCGGCACGGTGACCTCCAAGGAGCGCGACGAGGACAAGTACGCCGAACTCGAGGTGCGCTCGCTCACCGGCGCGGGCGCGCACTGA
- a CDS encoding ABC transporter ATP-binding protein: MTGEHPALALRGLVKRFDSKIAVAGVDLSVPAGSFYGLLGPNGAGKTTTLSMAVGLLRPDAGRAWVLGHDVWADPVRAKRLLGVMPDGVRLFDRLTGAELLAYHGLLRGMDPAVVDQRAAELLDVLALADAGRTLVVDYSAGMKKKIGLACALLHGPRLLVLDEPFEAVDPVSAALIRDILQRYVAGGGTVVFSSHVMEVVERLCSHVAILAAGTIIRVGTLDEVRGDRSLEQVFVEVVGGRTATGEELAWLSR, from the coding sequence ATGACTGGTGAGCACCCCGCCCTCGCGCTGCGCGGCCTGGTCAAGCGCTTCGACAGCAAGATCGCGGTGGCTGGCGTCGACCTGAGCGTGCCGGCCGGTTCGTTCTACGGCCTGCTCGGGCCGAACGGCGCCGGCAAGACCACCACCCTGTCGATGGCGGTGGGCCTGCTCCGGCCGGACGCCGGGCGTGCCTGGGTGCTCGGGCACGACGTGTGGGCCGACCCGGTCCGGGCGAAGCGGCTGCTCGGCGTCATGCCGGACGGTGTACGTCTCTTCGACCGGCTCACCGGCGCGGAACTGCTCGCCTACCACGGTCTGCTACGCGGCATGGACCCGGCGGTCGTCGACCAGCGGGCGGCGGAGCTGCTGGACGTGCTCGCCCTCGCCGACGCCGGCCGAACCCTGGTGGTGGACTATTCGGCCGGCATGAAGAAGAAGATCGGCCTGGCCTGCGCGCTGCTGCACGGGCCGCGGCTGCTGGTGCTGGACGAGCCGTTCGAGGCGGTGGACCCGGTGTCGGCGGCACTGATCCGGGACATCCTCCAGCGGTACGTGGCCGGTGGCGGAACGGTGGTGTTCTCCAGTCATGTGATGGAGGTGGTGGAACGGCTCTGCTCGCACGTGGCGATCCTCGCCGCGGGCACGATCATCCGGGTCGGCACGCTGGACGAGGTGCGCGGGGACCGCTCCCTGGAGCAGGTGTTCGTGGAGGTCGTCGGCGGCCGCACGGCGACTGGCGAGGAGCTGGCGTGGCTGTCGCGGTGA
- a CDS encoding DUF485 domain-containing protein yields the protein MSTDTPASAPAESVTERYLAVQRSDEFAGLRRALRGFVFPMTVAFFLWYALYVILSAYARDLMGTRIIGNINVALVFGLLQFVSTFLIAWLYSRYADRRVDPVADRIRAEIGEVTHDRGPRG from the coding sequence ATGTCCACGGACACACCCGCGTCCGCCCCGGCCGAGTCGGTGACGGAACGCTATCTGGCCGTCCAGCGATCGGACGAGTTCGCCGGGTTGCGGCGCGCACTGCGCGGCTTCGTCTTCCCGATGACCGTCGCGTTCTTCCTGTGGTACGCCCTCTACGTGATCCTGTCCGCGTACGCGCGGGACCTCATGGGCACGAGGATCATCGGCAACATCAACGTCGCGTTGGTTTTCGGTCTGCTCCAGTTCGTCTCCACGTTCCTCATCGCCTGGCTCTACTCCCGGTACGCCGACCGGAGGGTCGACCCGGTGGCGGACCGGATCCGCGCGGAGATCGGGGAGGTGACCCATGACCGCGGTCCTCGCGGCTGA
- a CDS encoding ABC transporter permease has protein sequence MAVAVTAPTAPARRVSARYFVRLKLRVMGNNFRGQGWRIALFVVGSVVGLWFAATGFFLFAAPGLAGGDRYAMLVAAFGGGLVVLGWLLLPLVFFGVDETLDPARFALLPLPRRTLVTGLFAAALVSVPAVAVLLALAGLVVTAGALGGWSAAVVQAVGVLAGLLLCVAAARAVTSAFATMLRSRRVRDLAGVLLAATAALFGPLQLAAMAALRHAQWDRYASVATVVGWTPFGAPWTAGIDVALGRVWAAPVKLLITALTVVALLAWWSRSLESAMVGAASSGGAAARPGTTGTAVAEFLPRMLRWLPRDRFGALVAREARYWWRDARRRANLITLAVVGLFVPAMVNVGGAGFTVDEQGFTATGESSPVLVSLSMLFVGVLAAVTLANQFGFDGSAYAAHVVAGVPGKVELRARMAAFSLYVLPLVVVVSVVLALILGEPGWVGVTAGSLLATYGAGLAVNTHLSVLGPYALPETSNPFALNSGVGVARSFLTALSMLASAVVAIPMVVAAALLGDVWLWLALPVGAAYGLGAALLGAYLAGDVLDRRQPELLAAVTPRR, from the coding sequence GTGGCTGTCGCGGTGACCGCGCCGACGGCGCCGGCCCGGCGGGTCTCCGCCCGGTACTTCGTGCGGCTCAAGCTACGGGTGATGGGCAACAACTTCCGTGGTCAGGGCTGGCGGATCGCCCTTTTCGTGGTCGGCTCGGTGGTCGGGCTCTGGTTCGCCGCGACCGGCTTCTTCCTCTTCGCAGCCCCGGGCCTGGCCGGCGGCGATCGGTACGCGATGCTGGTCGCGGCGTTCGGCGGCGGGTTGGTGGTGCTGGGCTGGCTGCTGCTACCGCTGGTCTTCTTCGGCGTCGACGAGACGCTGGACCCGGCCCGCTTCGCGCTGCTTCCGCTGCCCCGCCGGACACTGGTCACCGGCCTGTTCGCGGCGGCGCTGGTCAGCGTCCCGGCGGTCGCCGTGCTGCTGGCGCTCGCCGGCCTGGTGGTCACGGCCGGCGCGCTGGGCGGGTGGTCCGCCGCAGTGGTGCAGGCGGTTGGCGTGCTGGCCGGCCTGCTGCTCTGCGTCGCCGCCGCCCGAGCGGTCACCAGCGCGTTCGCCACCATGCTGAGGTCCCGCCGGGTACGCGACCTGGCCGGGGTGCTGCTGGCCGCGACCGCAGCGCTGTTCGGCCCGCTGCAACTGGCCGCGATGGCCGCCCTGCGCCACGCGCAGTGGGACCGGTATGCCTCGGTGGCGACCGTGGTGGGCTGGACGCCCTTCGGCGCGCCGTGGACCGCGGGCATCGACGTGGCGTTGGGCCGGGTCTGGGCCGCACCGGTGAAGCTGCTGATCACCGCGCTCACCGTGGTGGCGCTGCTCGCCTGGTGGTCTCGCTCGCTGGAGTCGGCGATGGTCGGCGCGGCGAGCAGCGGCGGGGCCGCGGCGCGACCGGGGACGACCGGCACCGCCGTCGCCGAGTTCCTCCCCCGCATGTTGCGCTGGCTTCCCCGGGATCGGTTCGGCGCGCTGGTGGCGCGGGAGGCGCGCTACTGGTGGCGGGACGCCCGGCGGCGGGCGAATCTGATCACGCTCGCGGTGGTCGGTCTCTTCGTGCCGGCGATGGTCAACGTCGGCGGGGCTGGATTCACCGTGGACGAGCAGGGTTTCACGGCCACGGGGGAGTCGTCACCGGTGCTGGTCAGCCTGTCGATGCTCTTCGTTGGCGTGCTGGCCGCGGTCACCCTGGCCAACCAGTTCGGCTTCGACGGCAGCGCGTACGCGGCGCACGTGGTCGCGGGCGTACCGGGGAAGGTGGAGTTGCGCGCCCGGATGGCTGCCTTCTCGCTCTACGTGCTGCCGCTGGTCGTGGTCGTCTCCGTGGTGCTCGCCCTGATCCTGGGCGAGCCGGGTTGGGTCGGCGTGACGGCGGGCAGCCTGCTCGCCACGTACGGCGCCGGGCTGGCGGTCAACACACACCTCTCGGTGCTCGGGCCGTACGCGCTGCCGGAGACGAGCAACCCGTTCGCCCTCAACAGCGGCGTCGGGGTGGCCCGCAGTTTCCTGACCGCGCTGTCGATGCTCGCCTCGGCAGTCGTGGCGATCCCGATGGTGGTGGCCGCCGCGCTGCTCGGCGACGTCTGGCTCTGGCTGGCCCTGCCGGTCGGCGCGGCGTACGGGCTGGGTGCGGCGCTGCTGGGTGCCTACCTGGCCGGCGACGTCCTCGACCGCCGCCAGCCCGAACTCCTGGCCGCGGTCACCCCGCGCCGCTGA
- a CDS encoding sigma-70 family RNA polymerase sigma factor: protein MMVRMHDPGGVRETLPPTPTGGVGDSFEEFYAANFQPLMLQLYAYTADIDHAQDAVQEAFSRAWARWDKLVRYDRPAAWVRKVAMNVVRNRWRRLRAARAHARYHRDQIVAGPGPDRVALAHALATLPDNQRRAIVLFHVADVSVAEIADAEGVALGTVKSWLHRGRAALATALTDARTEDPCV from the coding sequence ATGATGGTGCGGATGCACGACCCCGGCGGTGTTCGGGAGACGCTGCCGCCCACGCCCACGGGGGGCGTGGGCGACAGCTTCGAGGAGTTCTACGCGGCCAACTTCCAGCCGTTGATGCTCCAGCTGTACGCGTACACAGCCGACATCGACCACGCCCAGGACGCGGTCCAGGAGGCGTTCAGCCGTGCCTGGGCCCGGTGGGACAAGCTGGTCCGCTACGACCGACCGGCGGCGTGGGTCCGCAAGGTCGCCATGAACGTGGTGCGGAATCGCTGGCGCCGGTTACGCGCCGCCCGCGCCCACGCGAGGTATCACCGCGACCAGATTGTTGCCGGGCCCGGACCAGACCGGGTGGCGTTGGCGCACGCCCTCGCTACCCTGCCGGATAACCAGCGGCGGGCGATCGTGCTGTTCCACGTGGCCGACGTCAGCGTCGCCGAGATCGCCGACGCGGAGGGGGTGGCGCTCGGCACCGTGAAGTCCTGGCTGCACCGCGGCCGGGCCGCGCTCGCCACCGCCCTCACTGATGCGCGGACGGAGGACCCCTGTGTCTGA